One genomic window of Paraburkholderia acidiphila includes the following:
- a CDS encoding xanthine dehydrogenase family protein molybdopterin-binding subunit encodes MNAPEPNRMIGAPVKRKEDYRFLTGAGQYTDDVVLPAQTYAVFVRSPHAHARIKSIDTNAAKAAPGVVAVFTGADLAAENVGGLPCGWLIHSIDGSPMHEPPHPVIAHEKALHVGDQVALVIADSVKAAKDAAELIEVDYEELPAAVDTAHASDAGQPLVHDSVPNNTCYTWGHGDKAATDAAFAQAAHVTTLDIVNNRLVPNAIEPRAVNASYSPHDDSYTVYVANQNPHVERLLMAAFVLGLPETKLRIVAPDVGGGFGSKIFLYAEDVALTWAAKKIRRPVKWTAERSESFVSDAHGRDHVTKAELALNKDGKFLAMRVHTTANMGAYLSTFASSVPTILYATLLAGQYTTPAIYAEVKAVFTNTVPVDAYRGAGRPEATYVVERLVETAAREMNIDPAEIRRRNFITSFPYATPVGLTYDTGDYEACLGRALELADVKGFAARRDASKARGLLRGLGYSCYIEACGLAPSNIAGALGARAGLFEAGEVRVNPTGSVTVFTGSHSHGQGHETTFAQVVSDRLGVPIEQIEIVHGDTGRIPFGMGTYGSRSISVGGSAIMKALDKIEAKAKKIAAHMLEAGVEDIEFADGVFRVAGTDRTKTFAEISLAAYVPHNYPLETLEPGLDESAFYDPTNFTYPSGAYLCEVEVDPETGETRIERFTAVDDFGNVINPMIVEGQVHGGLGQGIGQAMLEQCIYDNESGQLLSGSYMDYAMPHASDVPSYTVETAKGTPCTHNPLGVKGCGEAGAIGSPPAVINAILDALAPLGVKDLQMPATPHRVWQAIQAAQASSQP; translated from the coding sequence ATGAACGCACCCGAACCCAATCGCATGATCGGCGCGCCCGTGAAGCGCAAGGAAGACTACCGCTTCCTCACCGGCGCCGGCCAGTACACCGACGACGTCGTGCTGCCCGCGCAAACGTACGCCGTGTTCGTGCGCTCGCCGCACGCGCATGCGCGCATCAAGAGCATCGACACCAACGCGGCGAAGGCTGCGCCTGGCGTCGTGGCCGTTTTCACCGGCGCCGACCTCGCGGCGGAAAACGTGGGCGGCCTGCCGTGCGGCTGGCTCATCCACAGCATCGACGGCTCGCCGATGCACGAGCCGCCGCACCCCGTGATCGCGCACGAGAAGGCGCTGCACGTGGGCGATCAGGTCGCACTCGTGATCGCCGATTCAGTCAAGGCCGCGAAGGATGCCGCCGAACTCATCGAAGTCGATTACGAAGAGCTGCCCGCTGCCGTCGATACGGCGCACGCGTCCGACGCGGGCCAGCCGCTCGTCCACGACAGCGTGCCGAACAACACCTGCTACACGTGGGGCCACGGCGACAAGGCCGCAACCGACGCCGCGTTCGCCCAGGCCGCACACGTGACGACGCTCGACATCGTCAACAACCGGCTCGTGCCGAACGCCATCGAGCCGCGCGCCGTGAACGCCAGCTACTCGCCGCACGACGACAGCTACACCGTGTACGTGGCCAACCAGAACCCGCACGTCGAGCGTCTGCTGATGGCCGCGTTCGTGCTCGGGCTGCCCGAAACGAAGCTGCGCATCGTCGCGCCCGACGTGGGCGGCGGCTTCGGCTCGAAGATCTTTCTGTACGCCGAAGATGTTGCGCTCACGTGGGCCGCGAAGAAAATCCGTCGACCGGTGAAGTGGACCGCCGAACGATCGGAGTCCTTCGTATCCGACGCACACGGCCGCGACCACGTCACGAAAGCCGAACTCGCGCTCAACAAGGATGGCAAGTTCCTCGCCATGCGCGTGCACACCACGGCGAACATGGGCGCGTATCTTTCGACGTTCGCCTCCAGCGTGCCGACCATCCTCTACGCCACGCTGCTCGCGGGCCAGTACACCACGCCCGCGATCTACGCCGAGGTGAAGGCCGTGTTCACGAACACCGTGCCGGTGGATGCGTATCGCGGCGCCGGCCGCCCGGAAGCGACCTACGTGGTCGAGCGTCTGGTGGAAACGGCGGCGCGCGAGATGAATATCGATCCCGCCGAGATCCGGCGCCGCAACTTCATCACGAGCTTCCCGTATGCCACGCCCGTTGGCCTCACCTACGACACCGGCGACTATGAAGCATGCCTCGGGCGCGCGCTCGAACTCGCCGACGTCAAGGGCTTCGCCGCGCGCCGCGACGCTTCGAAGGCGCGAGGCTTGCTGCGCGGTCTGGGCTACTCGTGCTACATCGAGGCGTGCGGGCTCGCGCCATCGAACATCGCGGGCGCGCTTGGCGCGCGCGCGGGTCTGTTCGAAGCGGGCGAGGTCCGCGTGAACCCGACCGGTTCCGTCACGGTGTTCACGGGCTCGCACAGTCACGGCCAGGGCCACGAGACCACCTTCGCGCAAGTCGTGTCCGATCGATTAGGCGTGCCGATCGAGCAGATCGAGATCGTGCACGGCGACACGGGCCGCATTCCGTTCGGCATGGGCACCTACGGCTCGCGCTCGATCTCGGTGGGCGGCTCGGCCATCATGAAGGCGCTCGACAAGATCGAGGCAAAAGCGAAGAAGATCGCCGCGCACATGCTCGAAGCGGGCGTGGAGGACATCGAGTTCGCCGACGGCGTGTTCCGCGTGGCGGGCACCGACCGCACGAAGACCTTCGCCGAAATCTCGCTCGCCGCCTACGTGCCGCACAACTATCCGCTGGAGACGCTCGAACCGGGCCTCGACGAAAGCGCGTTCTACGACCCGACCAACTTCACGTATCCGTCGGGCGCGTATCTGTGCGAAGTCGAAGTCGATCCCGAGACCGGCGAAACGCGCATCGAACGCTTCACCGCCGTGGACGACTTCGGCAACGTCATCAATCCGATGATCGTCGAAGGCCAGGTGCATGGGGGCCTGGGCCAGGGCATCGGCCAGGCGATGCTCGAACAATGCATATACGACAACGAGAGCGGCCAGTTGCTCTCGGGCTCGTACATGGACTACGCGATGCCGCACGCGTCGGATGTGCCTTCATACACGGTGGAAACCGCGAAAGGCACGCCGTGCACGCACAATCCGCTGGGCGTGAAGGGCTGTGGCGAGGCCGGTGCGATCGGCTCGCCACCTGCCGTCATCAACGCGATTCTGGATGCACTCGCGCCATTAGGCGTGAAGGACCTGCAGATGCCCGCCACGCCGCATCGTGTATGGCAAGCGATCCAGGCCGCGCAGGCCTCTTCACAACCTTGA
- a CDS encoding (2Fe-2S)-binding protein: MTIRISLTVNGAPVTAEVEPHTLLVQFLREQQRLTGTHVGCDTAQCGACTVHLNGRAIKSCNQLVVQCDGMDVTTIEGLSKNGTLHPMQAAFRECHGLQCGFCTPGMVMCATALAADKPDLTEADVREGLDGNFCRCTGYHNIVKAVVAGAQEMRAGATAAATTA, translated from the coding sequence ATGACGATCAGAATTAGCCTCACGGTCAACGGCGCGCCCGTGACCGCCGAGGTCGAACCCCACACGCTCCTCGTCCAGTTCCTGCGCGAACAGCAGCGTCTCACCGGCACGCACGTCGGCTGCGACACGGCGCAATGCGGGGCCTGCACCGTCCACCTGAACGGCCGCGCGATCAAGTCGTGCAACCAGCTCGTCGTGCAGTGCGACGGCATGGACGTGACGACGATCGAAGGCCTCTCGAAAAACGGCACGCTGCATCCGATGCAGGCCGCGTTCCGCGAATGCCACGGTCTGCAATGCGGCTTCTGCACGCCCGGCATGGTGATGTGCGCGACCGCCCTCGCCGCCGACAAGCCCGATTTGACCGAAGCGGACGTGCGCGAAGGGCTCGACGGCAACTTCTGCCGCTGTACGGGCTATCACAACATCGTGAAGGCCGTGGTCGCGGGCGCGCAGGAAATGCGCGCGGGCGCAACCGCTGCCGCCACGACGGCGTGA